One Vanessa atalanta chromosome 15, ilVanAtal1.2, whole genome shotgun sequence genomic window, GTGTAACAATGGACCTCAGTGCCCCTATAGACATGTCAGAGGCGATCGAACAGTTGTTTGTAAACATTGGCTTCGTGGCTTGTGCAAGAAAGGAGACCAGTGTGAATTTTTACATGAATATGACATGACCAAAATGCCTGAATGTTATTTCTATGCAAGGTTCAATGCTTGCCACAATAAAGAGTGTCCCTTCCTACACATAGACccagaaagtaaaattaaagactGTCCTTGGTAAgtgcaaacattttattaattatatttaatttaactaatacaaaaataagaagATTAGTCTAATTGTGacttaaattgttttcatataaaGTCTTCTGACTTCAGGTATGACCGAGGCTTTTGCCGGCATGGCCCCCACTGTCGACACAGACATGTCAGAAGAGTGTTGTGCATAAACTATTTAGCTGGATTCTGTCCTGATGGACCAAGTTGCAAGTACATGCACCCGAGGTTTGAGCTGCCTGCTCCACCAGAACAAACGAAGGATCAAAAGCGTCTGCCTATTTGTCATTACTGTTCAGAAGTCGGTCATAAAGCTTCATCCTGCAACAAGATACCTCCAGAtgtaagattaaattattttttacaagtgTATCTATTTgtcaaatgttatattatattttataaaatataacctaaAATGACTtatctttgaataaaatacattatggaaataaatgttattgataagaagtaggtttttataaattatgcattCAGAGAAatttttctttccttttttatatttctaagtaTTCAACTAgacctaaataaaaattattttaaacctgatatttatttcatttgcatgtgatattaaaaaaagctaTCCAATACATAATTTGCCAATTATAAATGTAGTAAttccattattaatttaattatgtttaaatttcagCAAAGAGAGGTTGCTCAAAAACAAGAGGAAGCAAGATATAGAGCACTAGGCTATGTAAAACCTGCAAATGATAATGATGAAATGCAACGATTGCAAAGAATGATGCATAAACCTCTGGAAGAAGTTACCTGTTTCAAATGTGGCACTAAAGGTCATTATGCAAATAAATGCCCCAAAGGTCACCTTGCTTTCTTGTCAAATCAAACCGGACAGAACAACTCTAACAATATGTTCAAAAAACCTAACTAGTATAAGTATGTGAGGCCACATTAAGTGACTTCATGACTCATGATAACCTGTGCTTGAAAGTTAGGTAAAAAGACATCTTTAAAGAAAATCAGTGTTGTGTTTAGAAAAGACAAACTCATGAACAACAGAGGTGTTGAAATAGGAGTAATATTGTTACTGTTACTACGTTATTTGTCAACTAGTCGTACCATTATTCAGTTTTCCACCTTTTCATATATGTTCTTGTTATCTGCAGCACAATGTAAGGTAGCCCTGTAAACATGCTTAGATTGATAGTTATTTTTGTGGAAAACtgacaataataaatttcaatatttaattttttaaacttttttataaatgtaaagttaacaCTTTGAGGGTCACAACACAGTTACAATACACAGGTACTAGACATATTAGCTAAGTAATTATGATGAAGTCTAAGCATTTATTGACCCAGAAActgttaataatacatttcttgTATTTGGATTCCTTTTAAAAGTGTAACTTTGTTAGAGGGcaacatatataatagaaacatAATAGAACTAGTTTCTACAAAGTGAAGATATAgtctaaagtaataaataattaattgcagAACCAAAATAAGCAATATATAGTAATACATAAGAGCAATTATAACTTAGCAAAAAGACAATTCAAATATACTCTAAAAATCTCATaagatctttttaaaaatatagagccTATTTTACGGTGAGACTACGTAGACAGAGGACtattcaagtattttttatggaaccttagaaaataattatgtacttttGAATTGATCATTTTCCAACTCATAATGATACTGGCTGAATTTCAATATTAAGATTTCAAACCTGGTTTAGTGCCAAAAAAACAGTTGTCATCAAGAAATTCTCTTACCAGAGTCTAGAAGTTGGCAGTGATTATAATCACATATACCTTTTATCAATAAAGTAACAATGTACTTGTTATCCTGTGCCTGAATTCTTTCTGGATATGTCAGTTgtgtttacaataatatgtcAGGAATGATGGAAATTGACCAGGAGGTCTTCatcaagaattatttttaatgtatttacatcTTGATTCAAAAATACTACCCAGTCGCAAACCTCTAAATCTAGCTTTGTATATCCTactactagaaataaaaaaaatagtacataaGGAATgccttttaaaagtaattatatgtactttatcttaaaattacatGTTATATGACTAAAAAATAggattgttataaatatttatattaaacataaaatatatgcttATGTAAGTTAATATACAATAGCTTTGGATTTTATGTAGAAATAGTggtattaaagaaaatttataaattctgtaTATGAACTGTACTGCATCTATGAGaggtaaaaataacttatttttgtaaatgataTGATTGTTGTAATAGTAAATGCAACAATTCATCTTTTATTCACAGTtgactacaaaaatatttgtacaatttgTTAGCTGATAAATGTTAATGTAACTGGTATAACCGGTGTCAATAAAGAAAAAGACGGCCGATGTCATACCATCGCACTCCCACTAGCAAGTtcgttgtattatttataattaggaaAAAAGTCGGGATGTAAATCAGATAAGATTTTAGACTAGCACTAATTGATCTcactacatatttaatttttgttttctatacTAACACTTTCCGTAATTTCTTTATTAGCACGGGTTGTTGGCGGTAAGTTTCCCTAGTGGCTGTTTATGGAACTAATGGTAACGTATCACAGTTACAATAATAACGATTTACTATGCTTGACAACCAATTGAATTGGACATATACTTCCAATACAAAAACATCTACTAATGCGTATTTGAGTCTCTTTTCTATTAATTCACAATTATACATCTGGTACCCGACGTTACGAGGGTATCGACGCTTATCCTTATACAAGACTTTATAgtcaaattaagaataaattctAACTATCTCTCACTGGCACCTAATTATTGGGAGTATAGTTTAAATTATGTGCCtacatatttatgtcatataattGATAACTTTTGTTACCTattaacgattttaatttattgttattatatagaaaattagtTCAGCCAAATTTCCTTTCTATTTATACAGCTTTACATAAAAACTcaatcctttttattttattatttcattacttgtactatttttaaatatattttaaacaattagtgattattaatatctcaaaagttatttttttcattcataatttaCCGCAAATTAGACTTAATATGTTATAGTTAGTTCTGTGAATTGCTGCTAGGGTATTTAATCAGTAAAGATAGTTTTTAAACACAAAAGTATcgctttttataaaatctactgTTACATTTAAAGAGTATATTAAATGTGTAATTTCatgaattaacatattttactcATTAAGATGTTTATAAGTTTTCCACATAGATAGCTTGTGTATCTTAAACATTTAAGTAATTCATAATTTACagttaacttttataaaaataattaagtacataaatataaagtcaATGTTTATTTACTATGAACTTGAATGATTTATATGCATGGCCATGTTTCATAattctgtattatttatttattttttctttttgatggacaaatatttatgaaaaaaatatagaaaacagtACCTTCCAATTAAATCATAGCACTTCCAGTAATGTATAGAGAATAcgcttaattttatttctattaccccaaagattatatttttcagaATAACGTGTATCGTAAAATTGAAATAAGCgatgaaattagatacatgcaggtgtcctctctgttttccttcatcgcatatgaattataaataaacacatgagAATTTGGTAACGCTTGTGTGTGGACCGTCTCAACACTTATTGGAACATGTGAGTCTAGTCCCAAAAACGTACACTATacagctttttttattttctttagagGGCTGGCTCTGACTAGCTTataaaaaagttgtaaatattaattgttaccaTGAAAACAAtgctataaacaaaaatattttcccaCTGAACAACAAGAAGaagtataagaatattttatacttacgtATATAACATATCTGTTTTAGTTTGATGTGTGATTTTAAACTGTTGTTAAGAATCACAGTGTAAGACATTGAATGGTGCAGGCAGCACAcgacttatttcaaaatataattttcaaaactaGGAGTAGGTAATAGTATAATAGTTATACAGAATTAAAAGAGTTTCgcaagtaaataaaaaccaaaataataacattcttatttcaaatataaatctacacacaataatggtttattttgtattaagcaTAACTTGCCCGTACTATATAAGTTTTGTAAAAAATGGCAAACACATAAAGTTATTGGTAAAATAGAAgactattgaataataaatttatagtaaagaGATTAAGGGATTTCTTTTTTATACtgcaatatgtattatatttattttagttgtaCATGCAACACTGATTGTCAAATTGACAGTTGTCGGCTTGATCAGAAATTCAATtctgtgaatttaaattttggagGTTAGCGTCGCAGCGTCTCTCGTATTAATACTGCCTTCAGTTTTAatccgaataaataaatattactaaattaaaataatttaatcgccCATAgtgcatttaaatttatttataagaaaatttaaatacaatcttCATATTATTCAACTTCCTCAGTGACGCGAGTAATCGCTGAGAGgttgatttattttgtcaataCTTGGTGTACAGAAGGAAAAATGGTAAGTTAATTTACTGTTCATATAATTCGCAGTTAGAACATGAAAATTTCATCGATTTCGacgcagttattttttttttgtgtcggCATCAATAACAGTGCACACGTGATTTCATTAGGTTATGTTGACATGTGACATCAAATTGTAGTATAAGATTGTGTAcctaccaattaaataaaaacataaccaCAACATTGAACATAAACTTTGAATGAATGTATTTAATGCCTTATGTCTTAACCTCTATAGAGTAGCTTGTTTTAGttaacaaatatgtaaaataataaaatttttggttGAACGACTGATTTATAAAACCCCGTTGATTGTTCCAATATTGCGATTTCAAATCTTGAAAAGGAATACCCATGATTTTCGTgtaaaatatttgcttataatttcCTATATGCATATAAGTCCTATGATGTAGgttaaaggaaaatattctGAGCTAAATAACTCACTCATATGCACATGGCAATGCTTTTGAAAGGAGATCAGTAACCTTAATCAATAGCTTTTTAGCTTTTGATACTACTATCAATAGTAGTCCATTATGGGTAGTTACTGtggcttttttaaatttttgttaagcaatatatattataatatgtattattcttTACAGGCCGATAGTGAAGCAAGTGTAAACCCAAAAGCGTATCCTTTAGCTGATGCGGCTCTTACAGCAAAGATATTGAACCTCGTTCAACAAGCTGCTAACTACAAGCAACTTCGAAAAGGAGCTAATGAGGCAACTAAGACATTGAACAGAGGTCTTTCGGAATTTATCATCATGGCTGCAGATGCTGAACCATTGGAGATTGTGCTCCACATTCCAATACTGTGTGAAGACAAGAATGTACCATATGTGTTTGTTAGGTCTAAGCAAGCTTTAGGACGGGCCTGTGGTGTCTCTCGGCCCATTGTTGCTTGCTCCATAACTATTAATGAGGGCTCACAACTTAAACCACAAATTCAAACCATTCAACAAGAGATTGAAAGACTCTTAGTGTAAGTTCTAGTGTATGAGGGAAatactatttatgtaaatataatttccaaataaaacttgtatttttattgattataataagtaatccatcataaaatattatttattcaatagaataattggtttatactttaataattccaatttaatattatcactcaaataatttttttgctcTTAAATTCCAATTGTCTTCCCATCTTGATTCCTGGAATTTCTTTAAGTTTTCTCTCATTTTATCTGCtgctttattttgtttctcATTATTGGGAAAATCTTGAAACCATGAAACAATTTGTTTTGATAGTTCATCGCTAGTTCTGAATGTATAACCATTTTCACCATTTTGAACTAGCTCATCAAGGCTGGAATTAatcataaagaaattaaattgtaataaaccaATGCAAAGATAaacattactttattatataaagcttgttttaaaattaaataattgtataaattaaatactaaaggaatttatacaaaattatcagTCATAGTgctaaatattaagataatgaaTGTTCAAATATGGTAACAATTGTTTCAAAGCATTTTATGACTCCAACATTAACTTATATTGTAACaattggtaaaaataataagacaaaTATCACCTCAAAATATTTCCACAACATGGCAGATgtacatcaatttatttataaacaaataacatgaaaataaagtatacatacCATTTAAAGTCATATGCACAAACAGGCAACCCAGCACCAAACATATCCACTACTTTCATGGGTAAATCTAAACCAGAAGAACTGGTGTGAAGACAAACCCCAAGATCTGCACTTGCTACCATGGTAGGGTAATCACATGCTTCAAGCCAAGGTGTTATTACCGTTACATGCTGCCACTTCCGAGAAGATATTTGCTCTTTGTAATATTCTTTCATAGGCCCCTTGCCAGTGATGACACAAATTAATTTTGGTAAATTTTTTACTAGATCAAATGTTGTctcataaactaaaaaaaagtcCAGTgttattacattgaaatatttaattagacaactattaataatgataaatttaagggtgagtgagccagtgtaatttcagATTGAGTTGCATCTGTTATACAGTTAAGTTCTTAACATGTATAACATAACCAAATCTTAGATCTTATAGTTGGAGCTTAATAGTATTATAGAAGAGTTATTTATGCTTTTCACttcagtttaataaattttttataactgAAAAGAGACACTTCACCTTGTAAAGCTTCCATTAGGATACTGAAATCCTCATCTGCAGTCCAACTAGT contains:
- the LOC125069481 gene encoding cleavage and polyadenylation specificity factor subunit 4, translated to MEVIVANVDHIKFDIDYALEQQYGALPLPFPGMDKSTAAVCEFFSQPGGCNNGPQCPYRHVRGDRTVVCKHWLRGLCKKGDQCEFLHEYDMTKMPECYFYARFNACHNKECPFLHIDPESKIKDCPWYDRGFCRHGPHCRHRHVRRVLCINYLAGFCPDGPSCKYMHPRFELPAPPEQTKDQKRLPICHYCSEVGHKASSCNKIPPDQREVAQKQEEARYRALGYVKPANDNDEMQRLQRMMHKPLEEVTCFKCGTKGHYANKCPKGHLAFLSNQTGQNNSNNMFKKPN
- the LOC125069609 gene encoding NHP2-like protein 1, whose protein sequence is MADSEASVNPKAYPLADAALTAKILNLVQQAANYKQLRKGANEATKTLNRGLSEFIIMAADAEPLEIVLHIPILCEDKNVPYVFVRSKQALGRACGVSRPIVACSITINEGSQLKPQIQTIQQEIERLLV